One genomic region from Equus asinus isolate D_3611 breed Donkey chromosome 10, EquAss-T2T_v2, whole genome shotgun sequence encodes:
- the SET gene encoding protein SET encodes MSAPAAKVSKKELNSNHDGADETSEKEQQEAIEHIDEVQNEIDRLNEQASEEILKVEQKYNKLRQPFFQKRSELIAKIPNFWVTTFVNHPQVSALLGEEDEEALHYLTRVEVTEFEDIKSGYRIDFYFDENPYFENKILSKEFHLNESGDPSSKSTEIKWKSGKDLTKRSSQTQNKASRKRQHEEPESFFTWFTDHSDAGADELGEVIKDDIWPNPLQYYLVPDMDDEEGEGEEDDDDDEEEEGLEDIDEEGDEDEGEEDEDDDEGEEGEEDEGEDD; translated from the exons ATGTCGGCGCCGGCGGCCAAAGTCAGTAAAAAGGAGCTCAACTCCAACCACGACGGGGCCGACGAGACCTCAG AAAAAGAACAGCAGGAAGCAATTGAACATATTGATGAAGTACAAAATGAAATAGACAG acTTAATGAACAAGCCAGTGAGGAGATTTTGAAAGTAGAACAGAAATATAACAAACTCCGCCAGCCATTTTTTCAGAAGAGGTCGGAATTGATCGCCAAAATCCCAAACTTTTGGGTAACAACATTTGTCAACCATCCACAAG TGTCTGCGTTGCTtggggaggaggatgaagaggCACTGCATTATTTGACAAGAGTTGAAGTGACAGAATTTGAAGATATTAAATCAGGTTACAGAATAGATTTT TATTTTGATGAAAACCCTTACTTcgaaaataaaattctctccaAAGAATTTCATCTGAATGAGAGTGGTGATCCGTCTTCAAAGTCCACTGAAATCAAATGGAAATCTGGAAAG GATTTGACGAAACGTTCAAGTCAAACACAGAATAAAGCCAGCAGGAAGAGACAGCATGAGGAACCAGAGAGCTTCTTTACCTGGTTTACTGACCATTCTGATGCAGGTGCAGATGAGTTAGGAGAGGTTATCAAAGATGATATTTGGCCAAATCCATTACAGTACTATTTG GTTCCTGACATGGATGatgaggaaggggaaggagaagaagatgaTGACGACGATGAGGAAGAAGAAGGATTAGAAGATATCGATGAAGAAGGGGATGAGGATGAAGGtgaagaagatgaagatgatgatgagggggaggaaggagag GAGGATGAAGGAGAAGATGACTAA